From a region of the Streptacidiphilus albus JL83 genome:
- a CDS encoding (Fe-S)-binding protein, translated as MRVALFATCVNDAVYPTTAIATVTLLERLGIEVDFPAEQTCCGQPQYNTGYRRETEPLVRRMGRAFAGYDYVVSPSGSCVAMVRDNYLRIGTKARTEGRGSELTEVAESLTPRTVELTEFLVDVLGVTDVGAYYPHTVTYHPSCHGLRTLGLGDRPRRLLEAVKGLELVELPGADECCGFGGTFAVKNPDVSAAMGTDKIRNAVSTGAEVLCGADNSCLMHLGGMLRRQDSPIRPLHIAEILATTQAEAHT; from the coding sequence ATGCGCGTCGCACTGTTCGCCACCTGCGTCAACGACGCGGTCTATCCCACTACGGCCATCGCCACCGTCACACTGCTGGAACGCCTGGGCATCGAGGTCGACTTCCCCGCCGAGCAGACCTGTTGCGGCCAGCCGCAGTACAACACCGGCTACCGCCGCGAGACCGAGCCGCTGGTGCGCCGGATGGGACGCGCGTTCGCGGGCTACGACTACGTCGTCTCGCCGTCCGGCTCCTGCGTGGCGATGGTCCGCGACAACTACCTGCGGATCGGCACGAAAGCACGCACGGAGGGCCGGGGGAGCGAACTCACCGAGGTCGCCGAATCACTCACACCGCGGACCGTCGAGCTGACCGAGTTCCTGGTGGACGTACTCGGGGTGACCGACGTGGGCGCCTACTACCCGCACACCGTCACCTACCACCCGTCCTGCCACGGCCTGCGCACGCTCGGCCTGGGGGACCGCCCGCGCCGCTTGCTGGAGGCAGTCAAGGGCCTGGAACTGGTCGAACTGCCCGGAGCGGACGAGTGCTGCGGCTTCGGCGGCACCTTCGCCGTCAAGAACCCCGACGTGTCCGCCGCCATGGGCACCGACAAGATCCGCAACGCCGTCTCCACCGGAGCCGAGGTGCTGTGCGGAGCGGACAACTCCTGCCTGATGCACCTGGGAGGAATGCTCCGACGCCAGGACTCGCCGATCCGCCCCCTGCACATCGCCGAGATCCTGGCCACGACCCAAGCGGAGGCCCACACATGA
- a CDS encoding rhamnulokinase, whose protein sequence is MTPAASSAFPTAFAAADLGATSGRVIVGRVGRNNLDLTEVHRFPNTPVQLPTGLHWDILRLYQGVLDGLREAARTAEIASIGIDSWAVDYGLLDAHGALLANPYHYRDPRTRAAVEDVWARIPAADLYRITGLQHLDFNTVYQLAAASETSQLAAARTLLLIPDLLAHWLTGSIGAEITNASTTGLYDSRTGTWSKPVLAALGLDPGLLPPLRRPGDRIGTLLPHPADHTGLPEATPITAVASHDTASAVAAVPATGDDFAYISCGTWSLAGLELDAPVLTDASRTANFTNELGIDNTVRYLRNIMGLWLLSESQRAWETKGLPTQLPVLLAQAAQAKPFAAVVDPDAPEFLAPGDMPARLAAYCARTGQNLPDSQGAVVRCILESLALAHRHTLRQAADLAGRDIKVVHLVGGGSRNDLLCQLTADATGLPVLAGPTEATALGNVLVQARAHGLVRDRTDMRRLVAQTQHVRHYTPRGGQQAWAAAASRVGLS, encoded by the coding sequence GTGACCCCCGCAGCCTCCTCCGCCTTCCCGACGGCCTTCGCCGCCGCCGACCTCGGCGCGACCAGCGGCCGGGTCATCGTCGGCCGCGTCGGACGAAACAACCTCGACCTGACCGAGGTCCACCGCTTCCCCAACACCCCGGTCCAGCTGCCCACCGGACTGCACTGGGACATCCTCCGCCTCTACCAGGGCGTTCTCGACGGGCTTCGCGAGGCAGCCCGCACCGCGGAGATCGCCTCGATCGGCATCGACAGCTGGGCCGTGGACTACGGCCTGCTCGACGCCCACGGTGCCCTGCTGGCCAACCCGTACCACTACCGTGACCCGCGGACCCGCGCGGCGGTTGAGGATGTCTGGGCGCGGATCCCGGCCGCGGACCTGTATCGGATCACCGGACTGCAGCACCTGGACTTCAACACCGTCTACCAACTCGCGGCCGCCTCCGAAACATCGCAGCTGGCAGCGGCCCGCACGCTCCTGCTGATCCCGGACCTGCTCGCCCACTGGCTGACCGGCAGCATCGGCGCGGAGATCACCAACGCCTCCACCACCGGCCTGTACGACTCACGCACCGGCACCTGGTCCAAACCGGTCCTCGCAGCCCTCGGCCTGGACCCAGGCCTGCTCCCACCGCTGCGCCGGCCCGGGGATCGCATCGGAACACTGCTGCCCCACCCGGCCGACCACACAGGTCTGCCCGAGGCGACACCGATCACCGCCGTCGCCTCACACGACACCGCATCCGCTGTCGCAGCCGTCCCCGCCACCGGCGACGACTTCGCCTACATCTCCTGCGGCACCTGGTCACTGGCCGGCCTGGAACTCGACGCCCCCGTCCTGACCGACGCCTCCCGGACAGCGAACTTCACCAACGAACTCGGCATCGACAACACCGTCCGCTACCTGCGCAACATCATGGGGCTGTGGCTGCTGAGCGAGAGCCAGCGCGCCTGGGAGACCAAGGGTCTGCCCACACAGCTTCCGGTACTGCTCGCACAGGCCGCCCAAGCGAAGCCCTTCGCCGCCGTCGTCGACCCCGACGCACCCGAGTTCCTCGCCCCCGGCGACATGCCGGCCCGCCTCGCCGCCTACTGCGCCCGCACCGGGCAGAACCTGCCCGACAGCCAGGGCGCAGTCGTCCGATGCATCCTGGAGAGCCTGGCCCTGGCCCACAGGCACACCCTGCGCCAGGCCGCCGACCTGGCCGGACGCGACATCAAGGTCGTCCACCTGGTCGGCGGCGGCAGCCGCAACGACCTGCTGTGCCAACTCACCGCCGACGCCACCGGCCTGCCAGTACTGGCGGGCCCCACGGAAGCCACCGCGCTCGGCAACGTGCTGGTGCAAGCACGCGCCCACGGACTGGTCCGCGACCGCACGGACATGCGTCGCCTTGTGGCCCAGACCCAGCACGTGCGGCACTACACCCCCCGCGGTGGGCAGCAGGCATGGGCCGCGGCGGCGAGCCGGGTCGGCCTGTCGTGA
- a CDS encoding LacI family DNA-binding transcriptional regulator: protein MGRTVGIKEVARQAGVSVGTVSNVINHPDLVSADTRARIQAVIARLGYVRSESARQLRAGRSRVMALLVLDMGNPFFVDVARGAEKAAREAGLIVMMCNSGQDAAEEAAYLSHFAQQQVLGVLLSPVGGAESDVGMLRRSGIPVVLVDRGAGAENACSVSVDDVLGGALAARHLIETGHTELVFVGGPKALHQVRSRLSGARQALAEAGLPPEALTVIETGRPDIAAGRDAGQRLLGLSPRPTAVFCANDLLAIGMLQSLFAAGIRIPEDVALIGYDDIEFAGAAAVPITSVRQPAFQIGLTSAELLIAESFAEEGQHQHRQVVYQPELVVRASTLTPGTGPPRLRPTTRSAT from the coding sequence GTGGGACGCACGGTGGGCATCAAGGAGGTCGCCCGGCAGGCAGGGGTGTCCGTCGGCACCGTCTCCAACGTGATCAACCACCCGGATCTGGTCTCGGCCGACACCCGCGCGCGGATCCAGGCCGTCATCGCGCGACTGGGCTACGTCCGCAGCGAATCGGCCCGGCAGCTTCGGGCCGGGCGCAGCCGGGTGATGGCGCTTCTCGTCCTGGACATGGGCAACCCCTTCTTCGTGGATGTCGCCCGCGGCGCGGAGAAAGCGGCGCGCGAGGCCGGGTTGATCGTCATGATGTGCAACAGCGGCCAGGATGCGGCGGAGGAGGCCGCGTACCTGTCGCACTTCGCCCAGCAGCAGGTACTCGGGGTGCTGCTGTCCCCGGTCGGCGGCGCCGAATCCGACGTCGGCATGCTGCGGCGCAGCGGCATTCCGGTCGTCCTGGTGGACCGCGGCGCCGGGGCCGAGAACGCCTGCTCGGTGTCCGTGGACGACGTACTGGGCGGTGCCCTGGCCGCACGCCACCTCATCGAGACCGGACACACCGAGCTGGTGTTCGTCGGCGGACCGAAGGCGCTGCACCAGGTACGCAGCCGGCTCAGCGGGGCACGACAGGCGCTCGCCGAAGCCGGCCTGCCCCCGGAGGCCCTGACCGTGATCGAGACCGGCCGACCGGACATCGCCGCAGGCCGCGACGCCGGGCAACGACTGCTCGGGCTCTCCCCGCGGCCGACGGCCGTGTTCTGCGCCAACGACCTGCTGGCAATCGGCATGCTTCAGTCCCTGTTCGCGGCCGGAATCCGAATCCCGGAGGACGTGGCCCTCATCGGCTACGACGACATCGAATTCGCCGGCGCCGCCGCCGTACCGATCACCTCGGTGCGCCAGCCCGCCTTCCAGATCGGCCTCACCTCGGCCGAGCTGCTGATCGCGGAGTCCTTCGCCGAGGAGGGACAGCACCAGCACCGGCAGGTTGTCTACCAGCCCGAACTCGTGGTCCGGGCCTCCACCTTGACCCCCGGTACCGGCCCGCCCCGACTCCGCCCCACGACCCGTTCGGCCACCTGA
- a CDS encoding LutC/YkgG family protein translates to MNSRETTLARVRAALRDVPARESANPRDYRSCHVADEPTVLLDLLHENLVDYRAHVHRTTPAELPATLARLLAARNARSVVVPAGLDRSWLRDVDSALVSDNATLTAEHLDDIDAVVTGCALAIAETGTIVLDAGPNQGRRALTLVPDHHICVVAADQIVASVPRALPRLDPLRPQTWISGPSATSDIELDRVEGVHGPRTLDVVVVIAPALGESGHHATTT, encoded by the coding sequence ATGAACTCCCGCGAAACGACCCTCGCGCGGGTCCGCGCAGCACTTCGCGACGTCCCGGCACGCGAGTCGGCCAACCCGCGCGACTACCGCAGCTGTCACGTCGCGGACGAACCGACCGTGCTGCTCGATCTACTCCACGAGAACCTCGTCGATTACCGAGCCCACGTCCACCGCACCACGCCCGCCGAGCTCCCGGCCACCCTCGCCCGACTGCTGGCCGCCAGAAACGCCCGCAGCGTGGTCGTCCCCGCCGGGCTGGACCGGAGCTGGCTCCGCGATGTGGACAGCGCGTTGGTTTCGGACAACGCCACGCTCACCGCGGAACACCTCGACGACATCGACGCCGTGGTCACCGGGTGTGCGCTTGCCATCGCCGAGACCGGCACCATTGTGCTCGACGCCGGCCCCAACCAGGGGCGCCGTGCTCTCACCCTCGTTCCCGATCACCACATCTGTGTCGTGGCGGCGGATCAGATCGTCGCCTCCGTGCCCCGGGCCCTGCCTCGCCTCGACCCGCTCCGGCCCCAGACCTGGATTTCCGGCCCCTCCGCGACCAGCGACATCGAACTGGACCGCGTGGAAGGCGTCCATGGCCCCCGCACCCTCGACGTGGTCGTGGTCATCGCGCCGGCTCTTGGGGAAAGCGGTCATCACGCGACCACGACGTGA
- a CDS encoding MGH1-like glycoside hydrolase domain-containing protein encodes MIDRYASLLNDHIVASSEQMTREPEGILKHPYLVPSSPDSPYYSDHLWDWDSWWVSGFLGQVEAQSGEPGRFARYEEGCILNFLDHTTADGVMPIQITPEGPLRHGDFADGDDDAYARHQNTHKPVIAQHAAILARRRGDAEWLRPHLPKLEAFLTGYLTRHLHQGTGLAYWQTDFAIGVDNDPSVYYRPAKSTAAIYLNSLLYRELLAYGYLLEELGELADSVRWRRRAEDLADAVNRHCWDERDGTFYSADLALGPIDGDDWLHSGAPRAWSSLLLRVDSWSSFLPMWAGLASQEQAERMVERLRDRRTFAANYGVRTLSRLEKMYDLRASNNPSNWLGPIWGISNYMVFRGLLRYGFVDDARELAEKTVLLFGRDLEANGCLHEFYHPDNGEPIMTRNFQNWNFLVLNMIAFLDGRGMVAEF; translated from the coding sequence ATGATCGACCGCTACGCCTCGCTTCTGAACGACCACATAGTCGCCAGCAGCGAGCAGATGACCCGCGAACCCGAGGGCATCCTCAAGCATCCGTACCTGGTCCCCAGCAGCCCCGACTCGCCCTACTACAGCGATCATCTCTGGGACTGGGACTCCTGGTGGGTCAGCGGTTTCCTGGGGCAGGTCGAGGCGCAGAGCGGTGAGCCGGGGCGGTTCGCGCGGTACGAGGAGGGATGCATCCTCAACTTCCTCGACCACACGACCGCCGACGGGGTCATGCCGATCCAGATCACCCCCGAGGGGCCTCTGCGGCACGGCGACTTCGCGGACGGCGACGACGATGCGTATGCGCGCCACCAGAACACCCACAAGCCGGTGATCGCGCAGCACGCGGCCATCCTGGCGCGGCGGCGCGGGGACGCCGAATGGCTCCGGCCCCACCTGCCCAAGCTGGAGGCGTTCCTCACCGGTTACCTGACCCGCCACCTTCACCAGGGGACCGGGCTCGCCTACTGGCAGACGGACTTCGCGATCGGTGTCGACAACGACCCGTCGGTGTACTACCGGCCGGCGAAGAGCACGGCCGCGATCTACCTCAACAGCCTGCTCTACCGCGAACTGCTGGCGTACGGGTACCTGTTGGAGGAACTGGGCGAGTTGGCGGACTCGGTTCGCTGGCGGCGTCGGGCAGAGGATCTCGCGGACGCGGTCAACCGGCACTGCTGGGACGAGCGCGACGGCACCTTCTACAGCGCCGACCTCGCGCTGGGCCCGATCGACGGCGACGACTGGCTGCACAGCGGGGCTCCGCGGGCCTGGTCGTCGTTGCTGCTGCGGGTCGACAGCTGGTCGAGTTTCCTGCCGATGTGGGCCGGGCTCGCGTCGCAGGAGCAGGCGGAGCGGATGGTCGAGCGGCTGCGCGATCGGCGCACCTTCGCCGCGAACTACGGGGTCCGCACCCTGTCCAGGCTGGAGAAGATGTACGACCTGCGGGCCTCGAACAACCCCTCCAACTGGCTCGGCCCGATCTGGGGGATCAGCAACTACATGGTCTTCCGCGGCCTGCTCAGGTACGGCTTCGTGGACGACGCCCGGGAGCTGGCGGAGAAGACGGTCCTGCTGTTCGGGCGCGACCTGGAGGCCAACGGCTGCCTCCACGAGTTCTACCACCCGGACAACGGGGAGCCGATCATGACCAGGAACTTCCAGAACTGGAACTTCCTGGTCCTCAACATGATCGCCTTCCTGGACGGCCGAGGCATGGTGGCCGAGTTCTGA
- the rhaI gene encoding L-rhamnose isomerase — protein MTDLPAVKAGLKAQEIETPSWGYGNSGTRFKVFAQQGVPRNPFEKLDDAAQVHAATGVAPRVSLHIPWDKVEDYAALAQHAKERGLVLGAINSNTFQDDDYKLGSVAHPDPKIRRKALDHLLECVDIMDATGSRDLKLWFADGTNYPGQDDITARQDRLSEALAEVYARLGDEQRLILEYKLFEPAFYTTDVPDWGTSYAHCLKLGPKAKVVVDTGHHAPGTNIEFIVAFLLREQKLGAFDFNSRFYADDDLMVGSADPFQLFRILHEVAKNGGFDPDNGVVFMLDQCHNIEAKIPAVIRSVMNVQEATAKALLVDLDALSSAQQSGDVLGANAVLMDAYNTDVRPLLREVREEQGLDPDPLAAYWASGWQERIATERVGGTQAGWGA, from the coding sequence ATGACTGACCTGCCTGCGGTGAAGGCCGGGCTGAAGGCCCAGGAGATCGAGACCCCCTCCTGGGGCTACGGGAACTCGGGTACGCGCTTCAAGGTGTTCGCCCAGCAGGGCGTGCCGCGCAATCCGTTCGAGAAGCTGGACGACGCGGCACAGGTGCACGCGGCAACGGGTGTCGCGCCGCGGGTGTCGCTGCACATCCCGTGGGACAAGGTCGAGGACTACGCCGCCCTCGCACAGCACGCCAAGGAGCGGGGCCTGGTACTCGGGGCGATCAACTCCAACACCTTCCAGGACGACGACTACAAGCTCGGCTCCGTCGCCCACCCGGACCCGAAGATCCGCCGCAAGGCCCTGGACCACCTGCTGGAGTGCGTCGACATCATGGACGCCACCGGCTCGCGTGATCTGAAGCTGTGGTTCGCCGACGGCACCAACTACCCGGGCCAGGACGACATCACCGCCCGCCAGGACCGGCTGTCCGAGGCGCTCGCCGAGGTCTACGCACGGCTCGGCGACGAGCAGCGGCTGATCCTGGAGTACAAGCTGTTCGAGCCCGCCTTCTACACCACCGACGTCCCGGACTGGGGCACCTCCTATGCCCACTGCCTCAAGCTCGGCCCGAAGGCGAAGGTCGTGGTCGACACCGGCCACCACGCACCCGGCACCAACATCGAGTTCATCGTCGCGTTCCTGCTGCGCGAGCAGAAGCTGGGCGCGTTCGATTTCAACTCCCGCTTCTACGCCGACGACGACCTGATGGTCGGCTCCGCCGACCCGTTCCAGCTGTTCCGGATCCTGCACGAGGTCGCCAAGAACGGCGGCTTCGATCCGGACAACGGGGTCGTGTTCATGCTCGACCAGTGCCACAACATCGAGGCAAAGATCCCTGCCGTGATCCGCTCGGTGATGAACGTCCAGGAGGCCACCGCCAAGGCGCTGCTCGTCGACCTGGACGCACTGTCCTCCGCCCAGCAGTCCGGCGACGTGCTGGGCGCCAACGCCGTGCTGATGGACGCCTACAACACCGATGTCCGGCCGCTGCTGCGCGAGGTCCGTGAGGAGCAGGGCTTGGACCCGGACCCGCTCGCCGCCTACTGGGCCTCCGGCTGGCAGGAACGCATTGCCACCGAGCGAGTCGGTGGCACCCAGGCGGGCTGGGGCGCGTAG
- a CDS encoding lactate utilization protein B has protein sequence MSGTYLGMPAFPTAVRASTKDTQLRANLTHATHTIRDKRAKAVAELDDWAQLREAGKDIKDQTLHHLDRYLLQLETQVTAAGGVVHWATDAAEANRIVADLVKAKGETEVVKVKSMATQEIGLNEALAAEGITAYETDLAELIVQLGDDLPSHILVPAIHKNRSEIRDIFIEAMGRWGRPAPDGLSDNPADLAEAARLHLREKFLRAKVAVSGANFMVAETGTLVVVESEGNGRMCLTLPETLISVVGIEKVIPTWQDLGVFLQLLPRSSTAERMNPYTSTWTGTTGGDGPAEFHLVLLDNGRTATLADEVGRQALRCIRCSACLNVCPVYERAGGHAYGSPYPGPIGAILTPQLRGIQSEVDASLPYASSLCGACYEVCPVAIDIPEVLVHLREQVADQGGKGHRLEAAAIRAAGWILGHPAVLAAGERAASKTRKLHPQKSPGPGIGPWTETRDLPEMPAEPFRDWWKKNRSPKEGR, from the coding sequence ATGAGCGGCACCTACCTGGGCATGCCCGCCTTCCCCACGGCCGTCCGAGCCTCCACCAAAGACACGCAGCTACGCGCCAACCTCACCCACGCCACCCACACCATCCGCGACAAACGCGCCAAGGCCGTCGCCGAACTGGACGACTGGGCACAACTGCGCGAGGCCGGCAAGGACATCAAGGACCAGACGCTGCACCACCTGGACCGCTACCTGCTCCAACTGGAGACCCAGGTGACCGCCGCCGGGGGAGTGGTCCACTGGGCCACCGACGCCGCCGAGGCGAACCGCATCGTCGCCGACCTGGTCAAGGCCAAGGGCGAGACCGAGGTCGTCAAGGTCAAGTCGATGGCCACCCAGGAGATCGGCCTCAATGAGGCGTTGGCAGCTGAGGGCATCACCGCCTACGAGACCGACCTGGCCGAGTTGATCGTCCAACTCGGCGACGACCTGCCTTCCCACATCTTGGTACCGGCGATTCACAAGAACCGCAGTGAGATCCGCGACATCTTCATCGAGGCCATGGGCCGCTGGGGCCGCCCCGCCCCCGACGGCCTGTCCGACAATCCCGCCGATCTGGCCGAGGCAGCCCGCCTGCACCTGCGCGAGAAGTTCCTGCGCGCCAAGGTCGCCGTCTCCGGAGCCAACTTCATGGTCGCCGAGACCGGCACCCTGGTCGTCGTCGAATCCGAGGGCAACGGCCGCATGTGCCTCACCCTCCCGGAGACCCTCATCTCTGTCGTCGGCATCGAGAAGGTCATCCCCACCTGGCAGGACCTCGGAGTCTTCCTCCAACTCCTGCCCCGCTCCTCCACCGCCGAGCGGATGAACCCCTACACCTCCACCTGGACCGGTACGACTGGCGGCGACGGCCCCGCCGAGTTCCACCTGGTCCTGCTCGACAACGGCCGGACCGCAACCCTGGCCGACGAGGTCGGCCGCCAGGCACTGCGGTGCATCCGTTGTTCGGCGTGCCTGAACGTCTGTCCCGTCTACGAGCGCGCCGGCGGCCACGCCTACGGCTCGCCCTATCCAGGCCCCATCGGCGCGATCCTCACACCCCAGCTCCGCGGCATCCAAAGCGAGGTCGACGCCTCCCTGCCCTACGCCTCATCCCTCTGTGGAGCCTGCTACGAGGTCTGCCCGGTCGCCATCGACATCCCCGAAGTCCTGGTCCACCTACGTGAACAGGTCGCCGACCAGGGCGGTAAAGGCCACCGCCTGGAGGCGGCTGCTATCCGGGCGGCCGGGTGGATCCTGGGCCACCCCGCCGTCCTCGCCGCCGGCGAACGCGCCGCCTCCAAGACCCGCAAACTGCACCCCCAGAAGAGCCCCGGTCCCGGCATCGGCCCCTGGACCGAGACTCGCGACCTACCCGAGATGCCCGCAGAACCCTTCCGCGACTGGTGGAAGAAGAACCGCAGCCCCAAGGAGGGCCGATGA
- a CDS encoding bifunctional rhamnulose-1-phosphate aldolase/short-chain dehydrogenase has product MTATPHHSEVAGLLARSNRLGSDPRNTNYAGGNTSAKGTAVDPATGQDIELLWVKGSGGDLGTLTEAGLAVLRLDRMRALAQVYPGVEREDEMVAAFDYCLHGRGGAAPSIDTAMHGLVDAAHVDHLHPDSGIALATAADGEKLTAQCFGDSVAWVPWRRPGFQLGLDIAAIKAANPQAIGCILGGHGITAWGATSEEVEANSLHIIRAAEQFLKEQSLAEHGKPDPFGPVLPGYEALPEAERRERAAALAPLIRGLASTDHPQVGHFTDAAPVLEFLSRTQHPRLAALGTSCPDHFLRTKIRPLVLDLPADAPLDELGERLRQLHAAYRAEYQAYYDRHATPDSPAIRGADPAIVLVPGVGMFSFGKDKQTARVAGEFYLNAINVMRGAESVSSYAPIEESEKFRIEYWALEEAKLARMPKPKPLATRVALVTGAGSGIGKAIAQRLVAEGACVVVADLNGDNATAVAEELGGADKAVAVTVDVTSEEQIAEAFKAAALAFGGVDLVVNNAGISISKPLLETTAKDWDLQHDIMARGSFLVSREAARIMIEQQLGGDIVYIASKNAVFAGPNNIAYSATKADQAHQVRLLAAELGEHGIRVNGINPDGVVRGSGIFAGGWGAKRAAVYGVEEENLGAYYAQRTLLKREVLPEHVANAVFALTGGELTHTTGLHVPVDAGVAAAFLR; this is encoded by the coding sequence ATGACTGCCACTCCCCATCATTCCGAGGTCGCCGGGCTGCTCGCTCGCTCGAACCGACTGGGCTCCGACCCGCGCAATACCAACTACGCCGGCGGCAACACCTCCGCCAAGGGCACCGCTGTCGATCCCGCGACCGGCCAGGACATCGAACTGCTGTGGGTCAAGGGCTCCGGCGGCGACCTGGGTACGCTCACCGAGGCCGGGCTGGCCGTGCTGCGACTGGACCGGATGCGCGCGCTGGCGCAGGTCTATCCGGGGGTGGAGCGCGAGGACGAGATGGTCGCCGCGTTCGACTACTGCCTGCACGGGCGCGGGGGAGCGGCGCCGTCCATCGACACCGCCATGCACGGCCTGGTCGACGCCGCGCACGTTGACCACCTGCATCCGGACTCGGGCATCGCGCTGGCCACGGCGGCGGACGGCGAGAAGCTGACCGCGCAGTGCTTCGGCGACTCCGTTGCCTGGGTGCCGTGGCGCAGGCCCGGCTTCCAGCTGGGCCTGGACATCGCCGCGATCAAGGCCGCGAACCCGCAGGCGATCGGCTGCATCCTGGGCGGGCACGGCATCACCGCCTGGGGCGCGACCAGCGAGGAGGTCGAGGCCAACTCCCTGCACATCATCCGCGCGGCGGAACAGTTCTTGAAAGAACAGAGCCTCGCCGAACACGGCAAGCCGGATCCCTTCGGGCCTGTGCTGCCCGGGTACGAGGCGCTGCCCGAGGCGGAACGCCGTGAGCGCGCGGCCGCGCTCGCCCCGCTGATCCGCGGGCTGGCATCCACCGACCACCCCCAGGTCGGTCACTTCACCGACGCCGCACCTGTATTGGAGTTCCTCTCCCGGACCCAGCACCCGCGCCTGGCCGCGCTGGGCACCTCCTGCCCGGACCACTTCCTGCGCACCAAGATCCGCCCACTCGTGCTGGACCTGCCCGCCGACGCACCGCTGGACGAGCTGGGCGAGCGCCTTCGACAGCTCCACGCCGCGTACCGGGCCGAGTACCAGGCCTACTACGACCGCCACGCCACCCCCGACTCACCCGCGATCCGCGGCGCGGACCCGGCCATCGTGCTGGTGCCGGGCGTGGGCATGTTCTCCTTCGGCAAGGACAAGCAGACCGCCCGGGTGGCCGGGGAGTTCTACCTCAACGCGATCAACGTGATGCGCGGCGCGGAGTCCGTCTCCTCCTACGCGCCGATCGAGGAGTCGGAGAAGTTCCGCATCGAGTACTGGGCCCTTGAGGAGGCCAAGCTCGCCCGGATGCCCAAGCCGAAGCCGCTGGCCACACGGGTGGCACTGGTCACCGGCGCCGGTTCCGGAATCGGGAAGGCGATCGCGCAGCGACTGGTCGCCGAGGGCGCCTGCGTCGTCGTCGCCGACCTCAACGGCGACAACGCCACCGCCGTGGCGGAGGAGCTGGGTGGGGCGGACAAGGCGGTGGCCGTCACCGTCGACGTGACCAGCGAGGAGCAGATCGCCGAGGCATTCAAAGCTGCCGCGCTCGCGTTCGGCGGCGTGGACCTGGTGGTGAACAACGCCGGGATCTCCATCTCCAAGCCGCTGCTGGAGACCACGGCGAAAGACTGGGACCTGCAGCACGACATCATGGCCCGCGGCTCCTTCCTGGTCTCCCGCGAGGCCGCCCGGATCATGATCGAGCAGCAACTCGGCGGCGACATCGTCTACATCGCATCTAAGAACGCCGTCTTCGCCGGCCCCAACAACATCGCCTACTCCGCAACCAAGGCCGACCAGGCCCACCAGGTCCGGCTGCTGGCCGCCGAACTCGGCGAGCACGGAATCCGCGTCAACGGCATCAACCCCGACGGCGTGGTCCGCGGATCCGGGATCTTCGCGGGCGGCTGGGGCGCCAAGCGCGCCGCGGTCTACGGCGTCGAGGAGGAGAACCTCGGCGCCTACTACGCCCAGCGGACCCTGCTCAAGCGCGAGGTCCTGCCCGAGCACGTCGCGAACGCGGTCTTCGCCCTGACCGGCGGCGAGTTGACGCACACCACCGGCCTACATGTTCCCGTCGACGCCGGCGTCGCCGCAGCCTTCCTGCGCTGA